One part of the Sphingopyxis sp. PAMC25046 genome encodes these proteins:
- a CDS encoding arylsulfatase — MKSILSRRALLLAGAGVAALPRVALGTAPRTKPNIIVIYADDLGYGDLGCYGATNLKTPNVDRLAARGTRFVNAHSPSATCTPSRYALLTGDYAWRASGTQILPGDAPALIRPGQFTLPHMLKKAGYATGVVGKWHLGLGDGKVDWNGEIAPGPLDVGFDYGYFMPATLDRVPTVLIENRRVVKLDPADPIRVDYKAKVGDEPTGAEHPEQLKFKGDPEHSNTIVNGISRIGYMTGGKAARWTDEELTDQLLGKAVDFVSARRDAPFFLYFAMNEPHVPRAPHPRFVGASGMGPRGDTIVQFDWTVGALMDKLEALGIADDTLVILSSDNGPILFDGYEDQAVELAGGHKPSGPYRSGKYSIYEGGTRVPMIVSWPGHVREGHVSEALVDHVDMVASLAALVGQTLPRDAAVDSFDMLVPLMGRSARGRDHVVEDTKLMVTTGSTVASSGARILALRAGDWKFIRGSVEPHEFHGNAIGTLPRHQLYNLANDPGERENLAGKMPGVTARLAARLDKIEKDGRSRP; from the coding sequence GTGAAGTCCATATTGTCGCGTCGGGCGCTGCTGCTGGCTGGCGCGGGAGTGGCCGCGCTGCCGCGGGTTGCCTTGGGGACCGCGCCGCGCACCAAACCCAATATCATCGTCATCTATGCCGACGACCTCGGTTATGGCGATCTGGGTTGTTACGGCGCGACAAATCTCAAGACGCCGAACGTCGACCGCCTCGCCGCGCGCGGGACGCGCTTCGTCAACGCGCATTCTCCCTCCGCCACCTGCACGCCGTCGCGCTATGCCCTGCTGACCGGCGACTACGCCTGGCGCGCGTCGGGGACGCAAATCCTGCCCGGCGACGCGCCCGCGCTGATCCGTCCCGGCCAGTTCACCCTGCCGCATATGCTCAAGAAGGCGGGCTATGCCACCGGCGTCGTCGGCAAATGGCACCTTGGCCTCGGCGACGGCAAGGTCGACTGGAACGGCGAGATCGCGCCGGGACCGCTCGATGTCGGTTTCGACTATGGCTATTTCATGCCCGCGACGCTCGACCGCGTGCCGACGGTGCTGATCGAGAACCGGCGCGTCGTGAAACTCGATCCCGCCGACCCGATCCGCGTCGATTACAAGGCAAAGGTCGGCGACGAGCCGACGGGCGCCGAACATCCCGAGCAGCTGAAGTTCAAGGGCGATCCCGAACATTCGAACACGATCGTCAACGGTATCAGCCGCATCGGTTACATGACCGGCGGCAAGGCGGCGCGCTGGACTGACGAGGAACTGACCGACCAGTTGCTTGGCAAGGCGGTCGATTTCGTAAGCGCGCGCAGGGACGCGCCCTTCTTTCTCTATTTCGCGATGAACGAGCCGCACGTCCCGCGTGCGCCGCACCCGCGCTTCGTCGGCGCATCGGGCATGGGGCCGCGCGGTGACACGATCGTGCAGTTCGACTGGACCGTCGGCGCGCTGATGGACAAGCTCGAGGCGCTTGGCATAGCCGACGACACGCTGGTCATCCTCAGCAGCGACAATGGTCCGATCCTGTTCGACGGCTATGAGGATCAAGCGGTCGAGCTTGCGGGCGGTCACAAACCGTCGGGGCCGTATCGCAGCGGCAAATACAGCATATACGAAGGCGGCACGCGGGTGCCGATGATCGTCAGCTGGCCGGGGCATGTGCGCGAAGGCCATGTGTCGGAGGCGTTGGTCGACCATGTCGACATGGTCGCGTCGCTGGCGGCGCTGGTGGGACAGACGCTTCCGCGCGATGCCGCCGTCGACAGCTTCGACATGCTGGTGCCGCTGATGGGGCGCAGCGCGCGCGGGCGCGACCATGTGGTCGAGGATACCAAGCTGATGGTGACGACGGGGTCGACTGTCGCGAGCAGCGGCGCGCGCATCCTGGCGCTGCGCGCCGGTGACTGGAAGTTCATTCGCGGCAGCGTGGAACCGCATGAATTCCATGGCAATGCGATCGGTACGCTGCCGCGGCACCAGCTCTACAATCTGGCGAACGATCCGGGCGAGCGGGAGAATCTGGCCGGAAAGATGCCCGGCGTTACCGCCCGGCTGGCCGCGCGGCTCGACAAAATCGAAAAGGACGGCCGCAGCCGGCCGTGA
- a CDS encoding family 43 glycosylhydrolase, which yields MTVQTKTWITGLSLAALSLAPSADAQQKLKAAVADDIFADHPSMDKNATVMPAADAKPVAPIFSERPIGDASIARLPDGGWILTGTTLRTGARHGVELWTSPDAKKWTRVGPARISGEGIAPGDVSERYLAPSVTVAGDKLYLAFSDKTGCARIATGLAARPGGTFNASPCLVDGASDVSLFVDADGTGYLIWGGGTIAKLAPGFAKLAEAPRFLKPDQALFAKHPPVGKDWPVRTRVGKRGATMVRDGDRYVFAASEVTGRMRTATEDLFVAEGPTPYGPFTMRALAVPHAGRGSVVRLDDGKLAAVYNPKCDDGFAMFCEQVGLVPLERAPDGRLRQAASVITEDSAVAARKALVTSETMRDPSVTLGGDGFYYLVGTLDGYGYHKPDGGVKLWRSSDLKHWEEAGFIWKWEGMGYDFGKNIAELWAPEIMWSARDRTYYLAFSVMEKGVGGKTWLYRSKTGKPDGPYENVTKSFFVKGIDGFPFEDDDGLYFLWGGGSIAKLNAARSGFEGPVRQLVDVDGDHVGYEGNGLIKANGVYFLTGAEWHGPLRTHGTYDMMYGTSKNLFGPYTQRRMGAPHGGHGTAFRDKEGRYWYTMFGNDPTAPWRMHFGLVPIDIGDAESIGIPRIDAARD from the coding sequence ATGACCGTGCAGACAAAGACCTGGATCACCGGCCTGTCGCTGGCGGCGCTGTCGCTGGCGCCCTCGGCCGACGCGCAGCAGAAACTGAAGGCCGCCGTCGCCGACGATATTTTTGCCGACCACCCGTCGATGGACAAGAATGCGACGGTGATGCCGGCCGCCGACGCAAAGCCCGTCGCGCCGATCTTCTCCGAACGGCCGATCGGCGACGCATCGATCGCGCGGTTGCCGGACGGTGGCTGGATTCTTACCGGCACCACGCTTCGTACCGGCGCGCGCCACGGGGTCGAACTGTGGACCTCGCCCGACGCGAAAAAATGGACACGCGTCGGCCCTGCCAGAATTTCGGGAGAAGGGATCGCGCCCGGCGACGTTTCTGAGCGTTATCTTGCGCCGTCGGTGACGGTCGCGGGCGACAAGCTGTATCTGGCTTTTTCCGACAAGACCGGTTGCGCGCGCATCGCGACGGGACTTGCGGCGCGGCCCGGCGGCACGTTCAATGCCTCACCCTGCCTCGTTGACGGCGCATCCGACGTGTCGCTGTTCGTCGATGCCGACGGCACCGGTTATCTGATCTGGGGCGGGGGCACGATCGCAAAGCTTGCGCCCGGCTTTGCCAAGCTCGCCGAGGCGCCGCGTTTCCTTAAGCCCGACCAGGCACTGTTTGCCAAGCACCCGCCGGTCGGCAAGGATTGGCCGGTCCGCACCCGCGTCGGCAAGCGCGGGGCGACGATGGTCCGCGACGGCGACCGCTATGTCTTCGCCGCAAGCGAGGTCACCGGCAGGATGCGGACCGCGACCGAGGACCTGTTCGTGGCCGAAGGGCCAACGCCTTACGGCCCATTCACGATGCGCGCGCTCGCGGTACCGCACGCCGGCCGGGGTTCGGTCGTGCGGCTGGATGACGGCAAGCTCGCCGCGGTCTATAATCCCAAATGCGACGACGGCTTCGCGATGTTCTGCGAGCAGGTCGGGCTCGTGCCGCTCGAACGCGCGCCCGACGGGCGGCTACGGCAGGCCGCATCGGTGATTACCGAGGACAGCGCGGTCGCGGCGCGTAAGGCGCTGGTGACGAGCGAGACGATGCGCGATCCGTCGGTGACGCTGGGCGGCGACGGCTTCTACTATCTCGTCGGGACGCTCGACGGCTATGGCTATCACAAACCCGACGGCGGCGTGAAACTATGGCGCTCGTCGGACCTCAAGCACTGGGAAGAGGCCGGTTTCATCTGGAAGTGGGAGGGCATGGGCTATGATTTCGGCAAGAATATCGCCGAACTCTGGGCGCCCGAGATCATGTGGTCGGCGCGCGACCGGACCTATTATCTCGCCTTCTCGGTGATGGAGAAGGGCGTAGGGGGCAAGACCTGGCTCTATCGTTCGAAGACCGGCAAGCCCGACGGCCCCTATGAGAATGTGACCAAGAGTTTCTTCGTCAAGGGCATCGACGGCTTTCCGTTCGAGGACGACGACGGCCTCTATTTCCTGTGGGGCGGCGGCAGCATCGCCAAGCTCAACGCCGCGCGCAGCGGCTTCGAGGGACCGGTGCGCCAGCTCGTCGATGTCGACGGCGATCATGTCGGTTACGAAGGCAACGGGCTGATCAAGGCGAACGGCGTCTATTTCCTGACCGGCGCCGAATGGCACGGTCCACTACGGACCCACGGCACTTACGATATGATGTATGGCACGTCGAAGAACCTGTTCGGTCCCTATACGCAACGCCGCATGGGCGCGCCGCACGGCGGCCACGGCACGGCGTTCCGCGATAAGGAAGGGCGCTATTGGTACACGATGTTCGGCAACGACCCGACCGCGCCCTGGCGCATGCACTTCGGACTCGTGCCGATCGACATCGGTGACGCCGAATCCATCGGTATTCCGCGGATCGACGCCGCGCGCGACTAG
- a CDS encoding Gfo/Idh/MocA family oxidoreductase codes for MIRLGLVGIGKIARDQHLPAIRADDRYELAATASRHAQLDDVPGHMDTAAMIGGGHRLDAVSICTPPVGRHAIAAAAIDAGLHVMLEKPPAATTTEITALADHARARGVTLFATWHSREAAGVATARDWLRDKRIRAAHIRWKEDIRRWHPGQEWILDAGGFGVFDPGINALSIMTAILPAPLLLDAARIDIPEGRSSPIAATMTMRSGDAAVTADLDFLQTGPQSWDIEVDTDAGALRLSMGGSVLELPGGEPVTREDREYPRLYARFAELVAAGKSDVDIRPLQLVADALLVAERRSVAPFQF; via the coding sequence ATGATTCGCTTGGGATTGGTCGGAATTGGAAAAATCGCGCGCGACCAGCATCTTCCGGCCATTCGTGCGGACGATCGATACGAACTGGCCGCGACTGCCAGCCGCCATGCTCAGCTCGATGACGTGCCCGGACATATGGACACTGCGGCGATGATCGGGGGCGGCCACCGTCTTGATGCTGTATCGATCTGCACCCCGCCGGTCGGCCGCCACGCGATCGCGGCGGCGGCGATAGACGCGGGACTGCATGTCATGCTCGAAAAACCGCCGGCCGCGACGACGACCGAGATCACCGCGCTCGCCGATCACGCCCGCGCCCGCGGCGTCACCCTGTTCGCGACTTGGCATTCGCGCGAGGCCGCCGGAGTCGCGACGGCGCGCGACTGGCTCCGCGACAAGCGGATTCGCGCCGCGCATATCCGGTGGAAGGAAGATATCCGGCGCTGGCACCCGGGGCAGGAATGGATTCTCGACGCGGGCGGGTTTGGCGTCTTCGATCCGGGCATCAACGCGCTGTCGATCATGACCGCGATCCTTCCCGCCCCGCTGCTGCTCGACGCGGCGCGGATTGACATTCCCGAGGGTCGCAGTTCCCCGATCGCCGCAACGATGACGATGCGGAGCGGCGATGCCGCGGTGACCGCCGATCTCGACTTCCTGCAAACCGGCCCACAAAGCTGGGACATCGAGGTCGACACCGACGCGGGCGCCTTGCGGCTGTCGATGGGCGGCAGCGTACTCGAACTGCCCGGCGGCGAACCGGTCACGCGCGAAGACCGCGAGTATCCGCGCCTCTACGCGCGCTTCGCTGAGCTGGTCGCGGCGGGCAAGAGCGACGTCGACATCCGCCCGCTCCAGCTCGTCGCCGACGCCTTACTCGTCGCCGAGCGGCGCAGCGTAGCGCCGTTCCAGTTCTGA
- a CDS encoding IlvD/Edd family dehydratase, producing the protein MGDGAKTRPEGKGGLRSRAWFDNPDNPDMTALYLERYLNYGFSIDELQSGRPIIGIAQTGSDLTPCNRHHLELAKRVRDGIRDAGGIAIEFPTHPIQETGKRPTAGLDRNLQYLSLVEAIHGYPLDGVVLTVGCDKTTPACLMAAATVNIPAIALSVGPMLNGWFKGERTGSGTIVWRAREMLAAGEIDYKGFLELVASSAPSTGWCNTMGTATTMNSLTEALGMSLPGSAAIPAPYRDRQECAYRTGMQIVEMVHADRKPSDILTRTAFLNAIRVNSAIGGSTNAPIHLNAIARHIGVELTLEDWEAQGADVPLIVNLQPAGAYLAEDFYRAGGVPAVMGQLLRAGLIEGGALTANGQTVAANIGEADTQDVDVIRTLDAPLKPAAGLTVLRGNLFDNAVMKLSVISPEFRERYLSNAADPDAFEGVAIVFDGPEDYHSRIDDPALGADANSILIMRGAGPIGYPGGAEVVNMRPPAALIQAGVHALPCIGDGRQSGTSGSPSILNAAPEAVVGGGLALVRTGDRIRIDLAKRTANMLVDDVELDRRRAELKDEPDYMPPAQTPWQEIHRALTGQFDSGAVLEMAVKYQRVAQAHGLPRDSH; encoded by the coding sequence ATGGGAGACGGGGCGAAAACGCGGCCAGAAGGCAAGGGAGGGCTGCGGTCGCGTGCCTGGTTCGATAACCCTGACAACCCGGATATGACGGCGCTCTATCTCGAACGTTATCTGAACTATGGTTTCAGCATCGACGAACTGCAATCGGGGCGGCCGATCATCGGCATCGCCCAGACCGGCAGCGACCTGACTCCTTGCAACCGCCATCATCTCGAACTCGCGAAGCGCGTGCGCGACGGCATCCGTGACGCGGGCGGCATCGCGATCGAATTTCCCACTCATCCGATTCAGGAAACGGGCAAGCGGCCGACCGCAGGGCTCGACCGCAACCTCCAATATCTGAGCCTCGTCGAAGCGATCCACGGCTATCCGCTCGACGGCGTGGTGCTGACGGTCGGCTGCGACAAGACGACGCCGGCGTGCCTGATGGCGGCGGCGACGGTGAATATCCCGGCGATCGCGCTGTCGGTCGGCCCGATGCTCAACGGCTGGTTCAAGGGCGAGCGCACCGGATCGGGCACGATCGTCTGGCGCGCGCGCGAAATGCTCGCGGCGGGCGAGATCGATTATAAGGGGTTCCTCGAACTCGTTGCTTCGTCGGCGCCGTCGACCGGCTGGTGCAACACCATGGGCACCGCGACGACGATGAATTCGCTGACCGAGGCGCTCGGGATGTCGCTGCCCGGCTCGGCGGCGATCCCGGCGCCCTATCGTGACCGGCAGGAATGCGCTTATCGCACCGGGATGCAGATCGTCGAAATGGTCCACGCCGACCGCAAGCCGAGCGACATTCTGACGCGTACCGCCTTCTTGAACGCGATCCGCGTCAATTCGGCGATCGGCGGGTCGACCAACGCGCCGATTCACCTGAACGCGATCGCGCGCCATATCGGCGTCGAGCTGACGCTGGAAGATTGGGAGGCGCAGGGCGCCGACGTGCCGCTGATCGTCAATCTGCAGCCGGCAGGCGCCTATCTGGCCGAGGATTTCTACCGCGCCGGCGGCGTGCCCGCGGTGATGGGGCAGTTGCTGCGCGCCGGATTGATCGAGGGCGGGGCGCTGACCGCCAACGGTCAGACGGTCGCCGCGAACATCGGCGAGGCGGACACGCAGGACGTCGACGTCATTCGCACGCTCGACGCGCCGCTGAAGCCCGCGGCGGGGCTTACGGTGCTGCGCGGCAATCTGTTCGACAATGCGGTGATGAAGCTCAGCGTCATCTCGCCCGAGTTTCGCGAACGTTACCTGAGCAATGCGGCCGACCCCGACGCGTTCGAGGGCGTCGCGATCGTATTCGACGGGCCGGAGGATTATCATAGCCGCATCGACGATCCGGCGCTCGGCGCCGATGCCAACTCGATCCTGATCATGCGCGGCGCGGGGCCGATCGGCTATCCGGGCGGTGCTGAGGTCGTGAACATGCGGCCGCCCGCAGCGCTGATCCAGGCGGGCGTCCATGCGCTGCCATGTATCGGCGACGGGCGCCAGTCGGGGACGAGCGGCAGCCCGTCGATCCTGAACGCCGCGCCGGAGGCCGTCGTCGGCGGCGGGCTGGCGCTGGTGCGGACGGGCGACCGCATCCGCATCGACCTTGCGAAGCGCACCGCGAATATGCTCGTCGATGATGTCGAACTCGATCGGCGCCGCGCCGAACTCAAGGACGAACCTGATTACATGCCTCCCGCGCAGACGCCGTGGCAGGAAATCCACCGCGCGCTGACCGGGCAGTTCGACAGCGGTGCGGTGCTCGAAATGGCGGTCAAATACCAGCGCGTCGCGCAAGCGCACGGCTTGCCGCGAGACAGTCATTGA
- a CDS encoding SMP-30/gluconolactonase/LRE family protein produces the protein MTDARVIARDRRDRLGEGPMWSARHDALFWVDILGRRINRMAFADGRVDSFDQPHYAAWVIERETGGFVAGIGRDIVRIDLDADTREPIVSVDPRNAGNRLNDAKADAKGRIWAGTMPVTCDRPSGVFYRLDPDGALAQVDGPYTIANGPAIAADNSFLLHTDTARGTIFRFDIRDDGSLSEASPFIVFEEAWGNPDGMTFDAEGGLWVACWGASRIMRFAPDGTPDRHILLPASQITSCTFAGPDLDRMFVTSASDGVTEEHGGALFEVDPGCRGLPTQKYKG, from the coding sequence ATGACCGACGCGCGGGTGATTGCGCGCGATCGGCGCGATCGGTTGGGCGAAGGGCCGATGTGGTCGGCGCGGCACGACGCGCTGTTCTGGGTGGATATATTGGGCCGCCGGATCAATCGCATGGCATTCGCCGACGGCCGCGTCGACAGCTTTGACCAGCCTCACTACGCGGCCTGGGTCATCGAGCGAGAGACCGGCGGCTTCGTCGCGGGGATCGGCCGCGATATCGTCCGTATCGATCTTGACGCCGATACTCGCGAACCCATCGTTTCGGTCGATCCACGCAACGCCGGAAACCGGCTGAACGATGCCAAGGCCGACGCGAAAGGACGAATCTGGGCGGGGACGATGCCTGTTACCTGCGATCGTCCTTCGGGCGTCTTTTACCGCCTCGATCCCGACGGCGCGCTTGCACAGGTCGATGGCCCCTATACGATCGCCAACGGTCCGGCGATCGCCGCCGACAATAGCTTCCTTCTTCATACCGACACCGCGCGAGGGACTATCTTTCGTTTCGATATCCGGGACGACGGTTCGCTGAGCGAGGCATCTCCCTTCATTGTCTTCGAGGAAGCGTGGGGCAATCCCGACGGGATGACCTTCGACGCCGAGGGCGGCTTGTGGGTCGCTTGCTGGGGCGCGTCGCGCATCATGCGTTTCGCGCCCGACGGCACGCCCGATCGGCATATCCTGCTTCCGGCATCGCAAATCACCAGCTGCACTTTCGCGGGACCCGACCTCGATCGCATGTTCGTCACCTCCGCGTCCGATGGCGTGACCGAGGAGCACGGCGGCGCGCTATTCGAAGTCGATCCGGGGTGCCGCGGCCTGCCGACGCAGAAATATAAGGGTTAG
- a CDS encoding aldose epimerase family protein, producing the protein MTKLAWGAAAAALVAATPALGAEASQSSFGKMPDGRSVPAVTLTNANGISARIIALGATLQSVVMPDRNGKKADVALGYDNLSDYVDQPQYFGSTVGRFANRLAGGRFKLDGKTWQTPVNNGANALHGGTLGFDKVLWEVTSVKSGPTASVTMRYVSPDGDQGYPGTMTVDAIYSLDENNDLRIEYVATTDRPTIANITNHAYWNLSGEGSANGAMGHVVTIPAEAYLPTDSGAIPTGEYRPVVGTVFDFRKPTVIGERVRDASDEQIVFGRGYDHNWVIGRKVTPDQHLMARVEDPASGRGFELWSNQPGLQMYSGNFFDATSHGKSKKIYRMGDALVMEPQIFPDAPNQKNFPNARLAPGETYRNVMTYRLTTGAQAKR; encoded by the coding sequence ATGACGAAACTGGCTTGGGGAGCCGCCGCGGCGGCCTTGGTTGCGGCAACGCCGGCGCTTGGCGCGGAGGCATCGCAATCGAGCTTTGGCAAGATGCCCGACGGGCGCAGCGTGCCCGCGGTGACGCTGACCAACGCCAATGGCATTTCGGCACGGATCATCGCGCTCGGCGCGACGCTGCAATCGGTCGTGATGCCCGATCGCAACGGCAAGAAGGCCGACGTTGCGCTCGGTTACGACAATCTGTCGGACTATGTCGACCAGCCGCAATATTTCGGATCGACCGTCGGCCGCTTCGCCAACCGCCTTGCGGGCGGGCGTTTCAAGCTCGACGGCAAGACGTGGCAGACGCCGGTCAATAATGGCGCGAACGCGCTGCACGGCGGGACGCTCGGCTTCGACAAGGTCCTATGGGAAGTGACCTCGGTAAAGAGCGGGCCGACGGCGTCGGTCACGATGCGTTATGTCAGCCCCGACGGCGATCAGGGCTATCCCGGTACGATGACCGTCGATGCAATATATTCGCTCGACGAGAACAACGACCTCAGGATCGAATATGTCGCGACCACCGACCGCCCGACGATCGCGAACATCACCAACCATGCCTATTGGAACCTGTCGGGCGAAGGCTCGGCGAACGGTGCGATGGGGCATGTGGTGACGATCCCGGCGGAAGCCTATCTACCGACCGATTCGGGCGCCATTCCGACCGGCGAATATCGCCCGGTCGTCGGCACGGTGTTCGATTTCCGCAAGCCGACCGTCATCGGGGAGCGCGTCCGCGACGCCAGCGACGAACAGATCGTCTTCGGGCGCGGTTACGATCATAATTGGGTCATCGGACGCAAGGTGACGCCCGACCAGCATCTGATGGCGCGCGTCGAGGATCCGGCGTCGGGTCGCGGTTTCGAACTCTGGTCGAACCAGCCGGGGCTGCAGATGTATTCGGGCAATTTTTTCGACGCGACGAGCCACGGCAAGAGCAAGAAAATCTATCGCATGGGCGACGCGCTGGTCATGGAGCCGCAGATTTTTCCCGACGCGCCGAACCAGAAGAATTTTCCGAACGCGCGCCTCGCGCCGGGCGAAACCTATCGCAACGTGATGACCTATCGCCTCACGACCGGAGCGCAGGCGAAGCGATAG
- a CDS encoding FadR/GntR family transcriptional regulator — MSGLGIEDAGPQLGRNLTYGMLDAIGRAIVVGDYDGAIFPTEAELAKQHGVSRSVTREAVKMLTAKGLLSARPRQGTIVQPTTSWNLFDTDVLRWLLERQFSIDLLRQFNELRVAIEPEAAALAARVATVDDIERVNAGLKRMERAERGEDDTLESDIAFHIAVLRASRNPFYAQFRDVVSTALRTSIRFTNRVKGRTANVADHAAVRDAIANGNPDKARKAMRALISDVLELIETANPDGAVPGR, encoded by the coding sequence ATGTCGGGACTGGGTATAGAAGATGCGGGGCCACAGCTTGGCCGGAACTTGACCTATGGCATGCTCGATGCGATCGGGCGCGCGATCGTCGTCGGCGATTATGACGGCGCGATCTTTCCGACCGAAGCCGAACTTGCAAAGCAACATGGCGTCAGCCGTTCGGTGACGCGCGAAGCGGTGAAAATGCTGACCGCAAAGGGACTGCTGAGCGCGCGCCCGCGTCAGGGCACGATCGTCCAGCCGACGACATCGTGGAACCTCTTCGACACCGATGTCCTTCGCTGGCTGCTCGAGCGGCAATTTTCGATCGACCTGCTGCGGCAGTTCAACGAATTGCGCGTCGCGATCGAACCGGAGGCGGCGGCGCTCGCCGCGCGCGTCGCAACGGTGGACGATATCGAGCGCGTGAACGCGGGCCTGAAGCGTATGGAGCGCGCCGAGCGCGGCGAGGACGACACGCTGGAAAGCGACATCGCCTTCCACATTGCCGTGTTGCGCGCGTCGCGCAATCCGTTTTACGCCCAGTTCCGCGACGTCGTCAGCACTGCACTTCGCACCTCGATCCGTTTCACCAACCGTGTCAAGGGCCGCACCGCCAATGTCGCCGACCATGCCGCGGTGCGCGATGCGATCGCGAACGGCAATCCCGACAAGGCGCGCAAAGCGATGCGCGCGCTGATCAGCGACGTGCTCGAACTGATCGAGACGGCCAATCCCGACGGCGCCGTCCCCGGGCGGTGA
- a CDS encoding sodium/solute symporter (Members of the Solute:Sodium Symporter (SSS), TC 2.A.21 as described in tcdb.org, catalyze solute:Na+ symport. Known solutes for members of the family include sugars, amino acids, nucleosides, inositols, vitamins, urea or anions, depending on the system.), translated as MSGLSQIDIIVIVIYAIGIFGLAQWVSREKAGHAKDTSDYFLASKSLPWWAIGASLIAANISAEQIVGMSGSGYALGLAIASYEWMAALTLLIVGKYFLPIFLENKIYTMPQFLEQRYGKTLPVIMAVFWIALYIFVNLTSIIWLGSIAVNKVAGVDQNVALIVLGAFALLYQLYGGLKAVALTDIVQVTLLVMGGLIISYLTLNEISDGQGVLAGFSILTERVPGHFDMILAPDHPFYKDLPGIAVLVGGMWIANLSYWGFNQYIIQRALAAKDLGEAQKGVIFAAFLKLLMPVIIVLPGIAAVVLAPDLAKPDEAYPTMMRLLPPGLLGLVFAALIAAIIASTASKINSIATIFTLDLYAKARGISSEAENERRGGREKHLVLVGRTAAAVAVIIALLTARPLLGNSDQAFQFIQEFSGFFTPGITVIFLLGLFWKKASEAGAIAAAVASVVLSYAFKVGMPDFPFMNRMGLVFLISLALAVGISLIFKGRGDANRITMQGVSFATPTTFNVAGVGVILILIALYATWW; from the coding sequence ATGTCGGGCCTGTCGCAAATCGATATCATCGTAATCGTCATATACGCCATCGGCATTTTCGGCCTAGCGCAGTGGGTCAGCCGCGAAAAGGCGGGCCATGCCAAGGACACGTCGGACTATTTTCTCGCGTCGAAATCGCTCCCCTGGTGGGCGATCGGCGCATCGCTGATCGCGGCGAACATCTCGGCGGAGCAGATCGTCGGCATGTCGGGATCGGGCTATGCGCTCGGTCTCGCGATCGCTTCCTACGAATGGATGGCGGCGCTGACGCTGCTGATCGTCGGCAAATATTTCCTGCCGATCTTCCTTGAAAACAAGATTTACACGATGCCGCAGTTCCTTGAGCAGCGGTACGGCAAGACGCTGCCGGTGATCATGGCGGTCTTCTGGATTGCGCTCTATATTTTCGTGAACCTGACCTCGATCATCTGGCTCGGGTCGATCGCGGTCAACAAGGTCGCGGGCGTCGATCAGAATGTCGCGCTGATCGTGCTCGGCGCTTTCGCGCTGCTTTATCAGTTGTACGGCGGGCTGAAGGCCGTCGCGCTTACCGACATCGTGCAGGTGACCTTGCTTGTCATGGGTGGCCTCATCATCTCCTATCTGACGCTCAACGAAATCAGCGACGGGCAGGGCGTGCTCGCGGGTTTCTCGATCCTGACCGAGCGCGTTCCAGGCCATTTCGACATGATCCTCGCGCCCGACCACCCCTTCTACAAGGACCTGCCAGGCATCGCGGTGCTCGTCGGCGGGATGTGGATCGCGAACCTCAGCTATTGGGGCTTCAACCAATATATCATCCAGCGCGCGCTCGCCGCAAAGGACCTTGGCGAAGCGCAGAAGGGTGTGATTTTTGCGGCCTTCCTCAAGCTCTTGATGCCGGTGATCATCGTCCTGCCCGGGATTGCCGCGGTCGTGCTCGCTCCCGACCTCGCCAAGCCTGACGAGGCGTATCCGACGATGATGCGGCTACTGCCGCCCGGGCTGCTCGGCCTCGTCTTCGCCGCGCTGATCGCCGCGATCATTGCCTCGACCGCGAGCAAGATCAATTCAATCGCGACGATCTTCACGCTTGACCTCTATGCCAAGGCGCGCGGCATCTCGAGCGAAGCCGAAAATGAGCGGCGCGGCGGGCGTGAAAAGCATCTGGTGCTTGTCGGCCGGACAGCGGCGGCGGTAGCGGTGATTATCGCGTTGCTCACCGCGCGTCCGCTGCTCGGCAATTCGGATCAGGCTTTTCAGTTCATCCAGGAATTCTCGGGTTTCTTCACGCCGGGTATCACGGTGATCTTCCTGCTCGGCCTGTTCTGGAAAAAGGCGAGCGAAGCGGGTGCGATCGCCGCCGCGGTTGCCTCGGTAGTTCTTTCCTATGCCTTCAAGGTCGGGATGCCTGACTTCCCCTTCATGAATCGCATGGGGCTCGTCTTCCTGATCAGCCTTGCGCTCGCAGTGGGGATCAGCCTGATATTCAAGGGCCGCGGCGACGCGAACCGGATCACGATGCAGGGCGTCAGCTTTGCCACCCCGACAACCTTCAACGTGGCGGGCGTCGGCGTGATCCTGATCCTCATCGCGCTCTACGCGACCTGGTGGTGA